Proteins from one Podospora pseudoanserina strain CBS 124.78 chromosome 1, whole genome shotgun sequence genomic window:
- a CDS encoding hypothetical protein (COG:C; EggNog:ENOG503P3P4), whose amino-acid sequence MQTTRVLRYKGFWGRSMDELKRLSNIAIKMEGVTGPQGPRELFDFRTPSSIEDCKVMSDDEIGGLSTSHLDWIVAPPAGSVPASQLPSPNAPGYAKFYGNISTYLPADRPDIKRTGYAAFRTQDRPRNLFTRGLWDIDPYIYLALRVKSDGRSYFVNVQTESIVPTDLHQHRLFVKKPGEWETVLIKWNNFVRTNHGFVVEPQTEILRQKVKSIGVGLTDRIPGPFELCIERMWATNDESDADQVVDASAAVAAPEQEAPVVETKQEGDLKTKRGEKVAWGSR is encoded by the exons ATGCAGACCACACGAGTCCTCCGCTACAAAGGCTTCTGGGGCCGAAGCATGGACGAGCTCAAACGTCTTTCCAACATCG ccATAAAAATGGAAGGTGTCACCGGCCCCCAAGGTCCCCGCGAACTCTTCGACTTccgcaccccctcctccatcgaAGACTGCAAAGTCATGTCCGACGACGAAATCGGCggcctctccacctcccacctcgACTGGATCGTCGCCCCCCCAGCCGGCTCTGTCCCCGCCTCCCAGCTCCCATCGCCCAACGCGCCCGGCTACGCCAAATTCTACGGAAACATCTCCACCTACCTCCCAGCCGACCGACCAGATATCAAACGAACGGGGTATGCCGCGTTTCGAACACAAGACCGGCCGCGTAATCTCTTTACCAGAGGACTGTGGGACATCGATCCGTACATCTACCTCGCATTGCGAGTCAAATCAGACGGGAGGAGTTACTTTGTCAATGTGCAGACAGAATCGATTGTGCCGACGGATCTACATCAGCACAGGTTGTTTGTCAAGAAGCCCGGGGAGTGGGAGACGGTGTTGATCAAGTGGAACAATTTCGTCAGGACGAACCACGGGTTTGTGGTAGAGCCGCAGACGGAGATCTTGAGGCAAAAGGTCAAGAGTATTGGGGTGGGGTTGACGGATAGGATACCGGGGCCGTTTGAGCTTTGTATTGAGAGGATGTGGGCGACGAATGACGAGAGCGATGCGGATCAGGTGGTGGATGCTTctgctgccgttgctgcGCCGGAACAGGaggcgccggtggtggagacgaAACAAGAGGGGGATttgaagacgaagaggggggagaaggttgctTGGGGGAGTCGGTAG